A region of Cataglyphis hispanica isolate Lineage 1 chromosome 8, ULB_Chis1_1.0, whole genome shotgun sequence DNA encodes the following proteins:
- the LOC126851573 gene encoding uncharacterized protein LOC126851573 isoform X4, protein MYPLLSSYKRAKPSRSRKRSSARRKDAKMRLEEDLVIRRSRPTMISAKYRAREERRRLMKISAVKLKRIEDPEASLCRSVLINNALRRLHRENRDDKTRSYGTLPVMSYMDDVSKENSVTGNLIADVTDEEASSRKRLADDSRNDGLTSKRQRHDDLDLQDDVFSDFYILPPTPRLLSHIDELQPEPEVSHHNSHHHLGFPEDRLGGDGVIDVRSGSSSNISATTASNNTSCHSVLFPEDLDDANAHLSRSCTDMMEVADVVDPDRLCDFARFADSAKTLEERLAELQSLDEHFDLTKFERNNNQSCGRAFHDIQTFHSLVPGLET, encoded by the exons ACGCTAAAATGAGATTGGAGGAAGATCTGGTGATCCGCAGGAGCCGACCCACGATGATATCTGCCAAGTATCGCGCCCGCGAGGAACGCCGTCGTCTGATGAAGATCTCCGCTGTCAAGCTGAAGAGAATTGAGGATCCCGAAGCGAGCCTGTGCCGATCGGTGCTCATAAATAATGCGTTGCGACGATTGCATCGGGAAAACCGAGATGATAAGACGCGCAGTTACGGCACCCTTCCGGTGATGTCATACATGGACGACGTCAGCAAGGAGAACAGCGTCACTGGCAACCTCATCGCTGACGTAACGGATGAGGAGGCGTCCTCCAGGAAAAG ATTGGCTGACGATTCGAGAAACGATGGGCTTACTTCCAAGAGGCAGAGGCACGACGACCTAGATCTGCAGGACGACGTGTTTAGCGACTTCTACATCCTGCCGCCAACGCCGCGCTTGCTCTCGCACATCGACGAGCTTCAACCGGAACCGGAAGTGTCGCATCACAATAGCCACCATCACCTGGGTTTCCCGGAGGATCGTCTGGGTGGCGACGGAGTAATCGATGTACGATCAGGCAGCTCAAGCAACATCTCCGCGACAACCGCCAGCAACAACACGAGTTGCCATTCGGTGCTCTTCCCCGAAGATCTCGATGATGCAAATGCTCACCTCTCGAGATCATGTACCGACATGATGGAAGTGGCCGACGTAGTCGATCCCGATCGGCTTTGCGATTTTGCCAGGTTCGCCGACTCTGCGAAGACGCTGGAGGAACGATTGGCCGAGCTGCAATCGTTGGATGAGCACTTTGACCTCACCAAGTTTGAGCGCAACAACAATCAGAGCTGCGGCCGCGCTTTTCACGATATACAAACCTTTCATAGTCTAGTGCCTGGCCTGGAGACCTAG
- the LOC126851573 gene encoding uncharacterized protein LOC126851573 isoform X5, translated as MSHAKMRLEEDLVIRRSRPTMISAKYRAREERRRLMKISAVKLKRIEDPEASLCRSVLINNALRRLHRENRDDKTRSYGTLPVMSYMDDVSKENSVTGNLIADVTDEEASSRKRLADDSRNDGLTSKRQRHDDLDLQDDVFSDFYILPPTPRLLSHIDELQPEPEVSHHNSHHHLGFPEDRLGGDGVIDVRSGSSSNISATTASNNTSCHSVLFPEDLDDANAHLSRSCTDMMEVADVVDPDRLCDFARFADSAKTLEERLAELQSLDEHFDLTKFERNNNQSCGRAFHDIQTFHSLVPGLET; from the exons ACGCTAAAATGAGATTGGAGGAAGATCTGGTGATCCGCAGGAGCCGACCCACGATGATATCTGCCAAGTATCGCGCCCGCGAGGAACGCCGTCGTCTGATGAAGATCTCCGCTGTCAAGCTGAAGAGAATTGAGGATCCCGAAGCGAGCCTGTGCCGATCGGTGCTCATAAATAATGCGTTGCGACGATTGCATCGGGAAAACCGAGATGATAAGACGCGCAGTTACGGCACCCTTCCGGTGATGTCATACATGGACGACGTCAGCAAGGAGAACAGCGTCACTGGCAACCTCATCGCTGACGTAACGGATGAGGAGGCGTCCTCCAGGAAAAG ATTGGCTGACGATTCGAGAAACGATGGGCTTACTTCCAAGAGGCAGAGGCACGACGACCTAGATCTGCAGGACGACGTGTTTAGCGACTTCTACATCCTGCCGCCAACGCCGCGCTTGCTCTCGCACATCGACGAGCTTCAACCGGAACCGGAAGTGTCGCATCACAATAGCCACCATCACCTGGGTTTCCCGGAGGATCGTCTGGGTGGCGACGGAGTAATCGATGTACGATCAGGCAGCTCAAGCAACATCTCCGCGACAACCGCCAGCAACAACACGAGTTGCCATTCGGTGCTCTTCCCCGAAGATCTCGATGATGCAAATGCTCACCTCTCGAGATCATGTACCGACATGATGGAAGTGGCCGACGTAGTCGATCCCGATCGGCTTTGCGATTTTGCCAGGTTCGCCGACTCTGCGAAGACGCTGGAGGAACGATTGGCCGAGCTGCAATCGTTGGATGAGCACTTTGACCTCACCAAGTTTGAGCGCAACAACAATCAGAGCTGCGGCCGCGCTTTTCACGATATACAAACCTTTCATAGTCTAGTGCCTGGCCTGGAGACCTAG
- the LOC126851573 gene encoding uncharacterized protein LOC126851573 isoform X6 translates to MRLEEDLVIRRSRPTMISAKYRAREERRRLMKISAVKLKRIEDPEASLCRSVLINNALRRLHRENRDDKTRSYGTLPVMSYMDDVSKENSVTGNLIADVTDEEASSRKRLADDSRNDGLTSKRQRHDDLDLQDDVFSDFYILPPTPRLLSHIDELQPEPEVSHHNSHHHLGFPEDRLGGDGVIDVRSGSSSNISATTASNNTSCHSVLFPEDLDDANAHLSRSCTDMMEVADVVDPDRLCDFARFADSAKTLEERLAELQSLDEHFDLTKFERNNNQSCGRAFHDIQTFHSLVPGLET, encoded by the exons ATGAGATTGGAGGAAGATCTGGTGATCCGCAGGAGCCGACCCACGATGATATCTGCCAAGTATCGCGCCCGCGAGGAACGCCGTCGTCTGATGAAGATCTCCGCTGTCAAGCTGAAGAGAATTGAGGATCCCGAAGCGAGCCTGTGCCGATCGGTGCTCATAAATAATGCGTTGCGACGATTGCATCGGGAAAACCGAGATGATAAGACGCGCAGTTACGGCACCCTTCCGGTGATGTCATACATGGACGACGTCAGCAAGGAGAACAGCGTCACTGGCAACCTCATCGCTGACGTAACGGATGAGGAGGCGTCCTCCAGGAAAAG ATTGGCTGACGATTCGAGAAACGATGGGCTTACTTCCAAGAGGCAGAGGCACGACGACCTAGATCTGCAGGACGACGTGTTTAGCGACTTCTACATCCTGCCGCCAACGCCGCGCTTGCTCTCGCACATCGACGAGCTTCAACCGGAACCGGAAGTGTCGCATCACAATAGCCACCATCACCTGGGTTTCCCGGAGGATCGTCTGGGTGGCGACGGAGTAATCGATGTACGATCAGGCAGCTCAAGCAACATCTCCGCGACAACCGCCAGCAACAACACGAGTTGCCATTCGGTGCTCTTCCCCGAAGATCTCGATGATGCAAATGCTCACCTCTCGAGATCATGTACCGACATGATGGAAGTGGCCGACGTAGTCGATCCCGATCGGCTTTGCGATTTTGCCAGGTTCGCCGACTCTGCGAAGACGCTGGAGGAACGATTGGCCGAGCTGCAATCGTTGGATGAGCACTTTGACCTCACCAAGTTTGAGCGCAACAACAATCAGAGCTGCGGCCGCGCTTTTCACGATATACAAACCTTTCATAGTCTAGTGCCTGGCCTGGAGACCTAG